The sequence GATTAATTACATAAACGCAAAGTTCTTGACGCTGTGGCTCAAGCTCATCTAAACCGTCAAGCAACGGTAGTAATTGCCGATTATCTACCCACTCTTGACCTAGCTTTTTTGAAACACCATACTTTGATTTAAGTTCAGCCACTAACCAATCAGCTATGGATTGGCGGTCATCTTTCCAAGACGACAAGTTAAATAAAACGGGAACGGGATATTCAGGTTGTTCTTCTGCACGGCTGACTAAAGCTTGAGCTAATTCTAACTGTGTGGTTGTCTTTCCACTTCCTGGCGCACCTAAAATTAAGAGTTTACCTGCAATTTCTTGGGAATCAAAAACTTGCAAAATTGTTGTGGTGTTTGGGAGAGATTCAGCAGGTTTTAAACCAATTTTTATCTCTGCATCCCAAGGGCGTTTTACTTGCTGTGGTTGTGATTCCTTCCCCAGATTAATCAGCACGGCATTGTGTAGAGATTGCCTTAATCGTGCTGTAACTTCTTCCTTGACTGCGGCTAATAGTATCCGTTCATTCTTTGGTCGAGCAGGGTTGCCTATTGGGGTTGTTGTCTGCTGCCCAAAGAAAAAATTTAAGATATCACCGCCAATTCGCCCAGCGTTAACCGTGTCAGCATTAATCAACCCGCCGCCAAACTGAGCATTCTGTAAATCATTGTTAGTGATTTTTTCAGTGTCTTTGGGGTCTTCTGAATCTGGCATGGGTTATCGGGGCGTTCTTGTTTGTCTGTATTATACAGATACCTCACTTACCTACTTGATTCTGGAAAGTGGTTTCTGAGAAAACTAAAGTCACTTTAGTTTTGGGATAGTACTTCTGGAATCATTATTCAGCTTCCTGCCAACCTTCGATAGATGCCATCAAGATATTAACTAATGGATGGGCATGATAACGTCTATCCGTTTGTCTAGCAGTCGCAGATAGAATAAACAGTACATTTTTTTGTGACCCTTAAAAACTCAACTTAGCGTCACCCGACGTTTCTGTTTGCCCCTCACTAGCGCTTTCATCATCCAATCTATTCAAGGAAATCTTATGAACTCAGGTAAATCTCCTGCTTCGCTACATTTCCCACTCAATAGCTATCACACTTGCGGGTTAATCTGATGCGCCATTCAAGGAGAAATGCTGAGTTATTTAAACGGTACAAGTACTGATGACTTTGAATATTAACAAAGGCTAACTTCATATAAATAAGTGAAAATAGTAGTTAATAAAAAAATATGCATGGATATATAGAAGCAGCCGATTACAGAAAAAGAGATAGTTGGTCTGTAGACAGAATAAAATTTGAAATTGAAGAGATAGATAAGGTAAATTCAATATTAAATCAAGAATTTAATGAATTAAAAGAAGAAGTGGACTGGGCATATAAAAAGACGCTAGAATATGAAGAAAACAGAAATTCAGAGAAGATGACAGCAATATCAAAAACCGTGGAACATATCCCCAATCTAATGGAGGATTTGCAAAACAAAATTGGGCAGAATTTGGAAAAAAGAAAAGAACTAGTAAAATTTTTAAGAAGTAAATTGTAAGATTATAACAAACTCAAAGAGACGTTAAACGAGTATGGAATAACAGACGACCTTGTTTAACCATCCAATCCCAAAAATCTCATTTTTACTCCATAGTTGGATGCCCAAAGAAAAAATTTAAGATATCGCCGCCAATTCGCCCAGCATTTACAGATTCAGCATTAATCAACCCGCCGCCAAACTGAGCATTCCGTAAATCATTGTTAGTGATTTTTTCAGTGTCTTTGGGGTCTTCTGACTCTGGCATGGATAATCTGGGGTTTTTGGTTGTCTGTATTATACAGATACCCCACTTACGTGCTTTGATTCTGGGAAGTGGTTTCTGGGAAAACTAAAGTCACTTTAGTTTTGCGATAGTACCTCTGGAATCATTATTCAGCTTCCTGCCAACCTTCTATAGAAGCCATCAATATATTAACTAAAGGATGGTCGATAGCTTCTTTTAATGCTTCCGTTCCACCTGACTTTAAAGCTCCAATTATCCGCGCTTTTAATGTAGGGTTCTTCTCAATCTCATCAACAGCTTTTGCAACAACCGTCATTTTTTCAGATGTGCTTGTAGTGGGGTTTGTTTGCTCTAATTGCTGTAGGAGTTGCTGAATTTCGGCGGCAGCTTCAGCAAGATTCTGTTTCTGCTGTGGTGTGTAGTTATTGATGTTACCGCCTATCTGTCCTGCTTCCACTTTATCTGCGTTCACAAGACCACCAGCGAATTGAGCGCCTTGCAAGTTGTTATTAAATTGTTGTTTTGAACCTTCTGACATAGATTTGCTCTCTGCTGTAGCTGTTACATCAATAATATTTTGAATAGGTCTATTAGCCATTAATTTAGTGATTTCTAATAAATCAGCGCTTTTGTTTCGGTAAATTTCTATCTGTTCATCCTTGGCTTTCAATTCAGTGTGGTACTTTGTTTCTAGTAAAATTAGCTTTTGTTCATATAATACTTTAGCCTGGCGTTCAATATCTGCTTTATTAGCTTCTGGTGGAACTTCTAGCCGAATTACAAACACGCCACCACTTTTCTTTTCAATGGCTTGGACTGACAAATTTTCTTCACCATACTTAGCCTGTAGTTCTTGAAAGGAGAGAAGAAATGCTTTCCAATCAATGCCATCAGTAAAAATTAAGTCTACTGTTTCTAAAGCTTTTTGAAAGAGTTTGGTAAACTCCCCTGGTGCAAACTCTCCGCTACTTGGACGACGTTCTTGTTTGTCACTTTTTAAGTAGACATAGTGGCAATCAATATTATCTAGCTTTGTAGCAGAGTTAATATGCCAATCTTCCAAACAAGCAGATGTAAACTTTGCATTTGAAAAATTTGTCTTTAATGCTTGCGTTCTACACAATTTAGCTCTTCTGAAGTCAGTCCCGCTGAGGTCAGCCGCCCTGAGGTTAGCCTCGGTGAGGTTAGCATTGCTGAGGTTAGCATTGCTGAGGTTAGCCTCGGTGAGGTTAGCATTGTCGAGGTGAGCCTTGATGAGGTTAGCATTGCTGAGGTTAGCATTGCTGAGGTTAGCCTCGGTGAGGATAGCCCGGCTGAGGATAGCATTACTGAGGTTAACATTGCTGAGGTTAGCATTGCTGAGTTCAGCCCATATCAGGATAGCCCTACCGCCGAGGTTAGCTTCACTGAGGTTAGCCTCTATGAGTCTAGCCAGTCTGAGGATAGCCCCACTGAGGTTAGCATTGCTGAGGTTAGCGTACATGAGGTTAGCATAGCTGAGGTTAGCATTGCTGAGGTCAACCTCCCTAAGGTCAGCCTCCCTGAGGTTAGCATAGCTGAGGTTAGCATTGCTGAGGTCAACCTCCCTGAGGTCAACCTCCCAAAGGTCAGCCTTGATGAGGTTAGCATAGCTGAGGTTAGAATTGCTGAGTTCAGCCTTCCGGAAGTTAGTCCCACTGAGGTTAGCATAGCTGAGGTCAACCTCGGTGAGGTCAGTCCCGGTGAGGTCAGTCCCGGTGAGGTCAGTCCCGCTGAGGTTAGTCCCGCTGAGGTCAGGAACAACATCTGGATTTCTGTCTCTCCACTTATTCCAAGTAGTCACACCTTTGTTCAGTAGAGCATAATGCTCCTTATTTACCATTTACAGCTTTTCCTCATATTTTGACTTTTAACAAAAAAACTAAAGAGTAAATAAAAGCTTTTATAGCTTAAATCATCGCTTATTATCGATTTTAGGATTTTTTACTGAATGCGTGTAATTAATCTCGCCAAAACTCGCCAATGCTATAGAGCAGGTAATTTAAGTTCCTTATATAATTCCTGATCATATATAGCATCGTCCCAATTTTTGGCTTTTTTTAGCTGCTCTAATGTTAAATTTTTTGCACCCCTAAGATTAGTAAATAATAGATTGGTATTAGTAAGATTAGCACCAGAAAAATCAGTTACAACAAATTGTGTCTGCAAATCGGGTGAAGAAGAATCATCACCTTCAATGGGTACATTTATACAATTATTATCGAATTGTTGTTCATCCCATGTTTTGGATTCTATAAGACTCGCATTACTTAAATCAGCATTTGTAAAATTTGTATTTTGAATCCTGGCATTTTGAAAATTAGCTCCGTGAAGATTAGCTCCGTTAAAAATAGCACCAAAAAGGTTAGCATTTGTAAAATCAACACCATCTAGATTAGCATTGATAAAATTAGCCCCAATTAGTTGACAATTACTAAACTTCGCGCCACTAAGGTTGGCTTCACTAAAAACAGCATTATTTAGATTAATACCGTTAAAGTTAAAGCCTTTCAGGTTAGCATTAGCAAAATTAGAATTTTTTAGTAAAAATTTTAAAATTCCACAATCATATAGAAAATGCAAAATTCTATTTTGACGCTTTATATCATCTTCTAATCTTCGCAAGATAGTCACTGTTCTTATTCGTGCCACATCACGAATAGAATTGTCCATATCAAAGCCACTTTCTTTTGTAAGTAATTCAGACCGAGTTTCTGGATTAATTAAAATTTCTGCCATCCTGTCTATATAAGCTTCTAAAGCTTGCTCACGTAAATTGTCTTCAGCAATATCTTGTTCAACTTTAGCTCGTTCTTCTGCTTGAAGTTTTTCAACTTTAGCTCGTTCTTCTGCTCGTCTTTGTGCGTTAGCTTGAAAAAGATATAACACCAAAGGAATTGCAAGTGTACCTGCTAATCCCAACCAATCCCAAAAAGTTTTAGCAGATTGGAATTGTTCAGTTTCTTTTTTTAATTTGATAACTTTACCATCTTTAGGATTAATAACTTCTTCGATAGTTACTGATTTATTTGTATCTGTTCCAAAACCCAATAAATTATTAACGTAAAAATATTTATAAACTCCAAAATAAAGAAATAGAGATGCTAATAATACAAATAATAATTTAGTACGAGAAGCTTTAACAAATGATAATCCTGCTGTTAAAACTTTTTTGGGTGCAATTTTGTCAAATGTAAACATAAGACTACTCGATTAAATTCTATTTACAATTATTCCCATATTTACTTTCTCAAACGTTATTTTTGCTTTCTTCAGCTTGCAGTACTTAAAGCTCGAAAGTAGTACAAAAACCATAGAGAAAAGTCTATACACCCCACTTTATAACCCCATAACTCTTATTTTATCAGTCTGCAATTGAAAGTAATGGGGTGCTATATTAGGGGTGTAAGACAAACATAAAAGGTAATTCAATCATGACACGCTCTATCGAACAAATAGCCACAGGTAAGACCACCCAAGAATTGAGAAAGGAAGCTGTAGCACTACTGCGTAAAACTAAAATACCCTTTGTACAGCAAGGTATCGAGCGTACTCCTGGCTATATCCAGTCAAATGGGCGTAAGCAGGATTGTATAGAGTACATCAGCTTATGTGAAACCACACTGGCTTCCGCTAAAAAACCAACTGTAGAAACCAGTATAGAAAGCAGTGTAGAAACACCGATAGCCACAACAAAACCTACCCAGGCTAAAACCCCTAAGACTCCTAAGAACACCAAAAAACAACCTGTAGCAGTTGTAGAAACTACACCCCAACCAACACCCCAAATTACTGAAGTCACAGCCGAACCAACCACACCAAAGGAAGAACCATCAGACTATTCTGATTCTGAAGCTCAAAAGCTTGGTATAGCTAAAAAACTCTACTATGCGACTGCGGCTAAAGATGACCTAA comes from Tolypothrix sp. PCC 7712 and encodes:
- a CDS encoding pentapeptide repeat-containing protein, which translates into the protein MVNKEHYALLNKGVTTWNKWRDRNPDVVPDLSGTNLSGTDLTGTDLTGTDLTEVDLSYANLSGTNFRKAELSNSNLSYANLIKADLWEVDLREVDLSNANLSYANLREADLREVDLSNANLSYANLMYANLSNANLSGAILRLARLIEANLSEANLGGRAILIWAELSNANLSNVNLSNAILSRAILTEANLSNANLSNANLIKAHLDNANLTEANLSNANLSNANLTEANLRAADLSGTDFRRAKLCRTQALKTNFSNAKFTSACLEDWHINSATKLDNIDCHYVYLKSDKQERRPSSGEFAPGEFTKLFQKALETVDLIFTDGIDWKAFLLSFQELQAKYGEENLSVQAIEKKSGGVFVIRLEVPPEANKADIERQAKVLYEQKLILLETKYHTELKAKDEQIEIYRNKSADLLEITKLMANRPIQNIIDVTATAESKSMSEGSKQQFNNNLQGAQFAGGLVNADKVEAGQIGGNINNYTPQQKQNLAEAAAEIQQLLQQLEQTNPTTSTSEKMTVVAKAVDEIEKNPTLKARIIGALKSGGTEALKEAIDHPLVNILMASIEGWQEAE
- a CDS encoding pentapeptide repeat-containing protein; translation: MFTFDKIAPKKVLTAGLSFVKASRTKLLFVLLASLFLYFGVYKYFYVNNLLGFGTDTNKSVTIEEVINPKDGKVIKLKKETEQFQSAKTFWDWLGLAGTLAIPLVLYLFQANAQRRAEERAKVEKLQAEERAKVEQDIAEDNLREQALEAYIDRMAEILINPETRSELLTKESGFDMDNSIRDVARIRTVTILRRLEDDIKRQNRILHFLYDCGILKFLLKNSNFANANLKGFNFNGINLNNAVFSEANLSGAKFSNCQLIGANFINANLDGVDFTNANLFGAIFNGANLHGANFQNARIQNTNFTNADLSNASLIESKTWDEQQFDNNCINVPIEGDDSSSPDLQTQFVVTDFSGANLTNTNLLFTNLRGAKNLTLEQLKKAKNWDDAIYDQELYKELKLPAL